The window GCCACGACATCGAGGTTGTGGGGGGCGAGCGCCCCCGAACCCGCCAGGCGTTCGCGCCGCACGCCGAGACGGCGGTCAGCCTCGAGCGCGACACCGCCGATCAGGGCGTCGCCCTCCGTGATCAGCGCGTACCTCGCGGTGGCCTGCTCGATGGCGGCGAGCCACCACGAGCGAAGGAAGGGCGAGGGTCGGGGCGCCAGATCGAGCAGCGCGTCCCATTGCGGGGCGTGGTCGCCGAGCGAGCCGACCACGGTCATGGGCACGTCCGTATCATCACACCCGCTTGACAGCGGTCCGAGGTGGGCTCGGAAACGGTCCCCGTCGGAACGACGACGGAGCAACACCGCCCCGGTCGGCCCCCGGTCGGTGGGTGCCAGCAGGGACGCTCCGCCGGTCGGCCGTGACCCGATCGACGCGCGACGACGGCAGCGACGGGCTGTCTCGCGGTCCGCGGGCGCCTCTACGATGCGCGGCCAATCTCGAGCAGCAGCGCCAGGCGCGACGGGCCTGGTCTCGAACGGGAGTTGTGCGCATGCCTCGGCAGGTGGAGTTCGGCGGAAGGATCGGGCGCGACTGGCGCGACTCGGAGCCGTGGTGGGCGCCCGAGCCCGCTCCGCCGGCGGGGGCACCGAACGTGATCCTGCTCGTGCTCGACGACGTGGGGTTCGCGCAGCTCGGCTGCTACGGCTCCGACGTGGCCACACCCACGATCGACGGCGTGGCCGCCCGCGGGGTCCGGCTGGCGAACTTCCACACGACCGCGCTGTGCTCTCCCACGCGGGCTTGTCTGCTCACGGGTCGCAACCAGCACCGCAACGGCATGGGACGGGTGGCGGACCTCGCGATGGGGTTCCCCGGCTACTGCGGGACACCACCCAAGGAGAACGGGTACCTCTCGGAGATCCTCCGAGCGAGGGGATACGCCACCTACGCGGTGGGGAAGTGGCACCTGACCCCGGACGACGAGACCCACATGGCGGCGCCGCGGTGGACGTGGCCGCTCGGTCGGGGCTTCGACCGTTGGTACGGGTTCCACGGCGGGGAGACGCACCAGTTCGTGCCCGCGCTGTACCACGACAACCACTCGGTGCGCCCGCCGAGGACGATCGACGAGGGGTATCACCTCAGCGCCGACCTCGCCGACCGCGCCATCGAGTTCCTGGGCGATCTCCGGGCGGTCGACGCCGACCAGCGGTTCTTCCTCTACCTCTGCACTGGCGCCTGCCACTCGCCCCACCACGCGCCGCCCGAGTGGATCGACCGGTACCGCGGGGCGTTCGACGAGGGGTGGGACGTCTGGCGCGAGCGCACCTTCGCCCGGCAGCTGGCGATGGGCCTGCTCCCGCCGGGGACGCGACTCTCGCCGCGCCCGTCGTGGGTTCCCGCCTGGACCGACCTCGACGAGGAGGACCGAGCGCTCTCGGCGCGGTTCATGGAGTGCTTCGCGGGCTTCCTCTCCTACACCGACGCGCAGATCGGGCGGCTCCTCGCCTTTCTCGAGGACATCGGCGACCTCGACGACACGCTCGTGGTGCTCGTCTCGGACAACGGGGCCAGCGCCGAGGGTGGCCGCCACGGATCGATCAACGACGTCCGCCTCTACAACTTCGATCCCGCCCCGCCGGCCGAGATGCGGGCGCGCATCGGCGAGATCGGTGGACCATCCACCCACAACAACTACCCGTGGGGCTGGACGATGGCGGGGAACACACCCTTCAAGCGGTGGAAGCGGGAGGTCCACGAGGGTGGCGTCGCCGACCCTTGCATCGTGTCGTGGCCCGGCCGGCTGGCCGGCTCCGTCGGCGGCGTGCGCCGCCAGTTCGCGCACGCCATCGACGTCCTGCCGACCGTGCTCGAGCTCGTGGGCGTCGACGCGCCCGCCGAGGTGGACCACGTCTCGCAGGCATCCATCGACGGGGTGAGCTTCGCCTACGTCCTCGACGATGACGCCGGCGCGGCACCCGAGCGACACACCACCCAGTACTTCGAGATGTTCGGATCGCGCGCCATCTACCACGACGGGTGGAAGGCGGTGACCTTCCACCCAATCGGCCCGATGTACGACGACGGGCTCAACCCGAACGCGCCGTTCGACGACGACGTGTGGGAGCTGTACCACGTGGCGGAGGACCTCTCCGAGACCGAGGACCTGGCGAGCCGGAGCCCCGAGCGGGTGGCGGAGCTCGTCGCCCGGTGGTGGGAGGAAGCCGAGCGCAATCAGGTGCTGCCGCTCGACAACCGAGTGCTGTGGACGCTCGCGTACCCGAAGCCGTCGCGCCGGCGGCCACGGGACCGCTTCCGCTACTTCCAGGGCGGCTCGCAGGTCCCCGAGCACGTCGCGGTGAACGTCAGGAACCGCTCCCACGCCCTCCGCGTCGAGGTGGACGTGCCCGACGGGACCGTCCCGGCGGGCGTGCTGCTCGCGCTGGGGTGCGTGCTCGGCGGCTGGTCGCTCCACGTGCTCCGGGGCCGCCTCCGGTACGTGCACAACCTGTACGGCAAGGAGCGTCACTCGATCGAGACCGACGCCGTGCTCGAGCCGGGTCGCCACACCGTCGAGCTGACCTTCGAGAAGGACGACCGCCATGGTGGACACGCCGTCTTGCGCTGTGACGGGACCCCGGTGGCCGACGGACCGATCGCACGCTTCACGCCCGCCGGGTTCAACGGCGTCGGCGCCGGGCTGACTTGCGGCTACGAGTGGGGTCCGGCCGTCGGCGACGGCTACACCGCGCCCTTCCGGTTCAACGGCAAGATCCTGCGAGCCGAGGTCGTGGCCACCGGCCCGGTGACGCGGGACCCGGTGGTCGAGCTCGCGGCCATCCTCGCCGAGCAGTAGACCCGCCAGCGCCAGCCCCGGCCGTCCAACTCCCGCTCCGGCGCGGTCGGATCCGGGCGCGCGCGGCGGCGGCGCTCGCTGCCGGTCGCGCCGGCCCGCTGGCGATCAGCCCCCTGGGGGTCGGTAGTCGACGGAGGTCTTGACCGCCTCGTCGATCTCCTCCGGGGTGAGGAGCACCGTGGTCTTCAGCTGCGTGCGACCCTGGGCGTTGACGGTCAGGCCCACGGCGGCGGCCGACCGCTGGTCGGGCAGGTCAGCGACCACGATGACGTCATCCGAGCCGAACGCGAAGTAGAAGGCCTCGAGGCGACCCCCCAGACCCTGCACGAGGCGCTCGATCGCCGCTCGCCGTCCCGTCCCGCCGTCCTTCAGGACGCCTTGGACCCCTTCGCTCGTGTACGAGGCCTGCCACAGGAACTTGGGCATTCCGACACCTCCGCTCGCTGAGGTCACGGACTGTAACGACGTGCATCCGCTCGGGCCACCCCTCGGCCTGCCCGCGGCGGGCGTGTCGCGCGCGTCCGTCCCGGAGCGGGCCCAACGAGCCACGGCGAGACGACTCGTGGCGGTCGTCATCACCACGTGTCGATGCAGGGGCGCTTCTTGTGGTCGCGAGGCGCCGGGCGCCAGCTGGCGAACGCCGACGCGATCCAGCGACGCGAATCGGCGGGATCGATGACGTCGTCGAGCTCGAAGTAGCTGGCGGCGTTGAGGGCGCGACCGTTCGCGTAGGCGTGCTCGACCATCTCGGTGAAGCGGCGCTCACGCTCACCGGCGTCGTCGATCGCCTCCAGCTCGCGCCGGAAACCCAGCCGGACGGCGCCCTCGAGGCCCATCCCGCCGACCTCGGCGCCGGGCCAGGCGACGCAGAAGGCCGGTGCCTTGAAGCTGCCGCCGGCCATCGCCTGCGCGCCGAGCCCGTAGCCCTTTCGCAGCACGATCGTCCCGAACGGCACCGACAGATTGGCGCCGACGACGAACATGCGGGAGACGTGGCGGACCTGGGCCGCGGCCTCGATCTCCGGCCCCACCATGAACCCGGGTGTGTCGCAGAGGAACACCATCGGGAGGTCGAAGGCGTCGCACAGCTGCATGAACCGCGCCGCCTTGTCCGCGCCGTCGGCGTCGATCGCGCCCCCGAGGTGGGTCGGGTCGTTGCTGATGATCCCGAGCGGTCGGCCCTCCACGCGCGCGAGCACCGTCACGATTCCCCGCCCGAAGCCGCGCCGGAGCTCGAGGGTGGACTCGGTGTCGGCCAGCGCCTTGATCACGGCCCGGACGTCGTAGGCCCGCAGCCGGTTCTCCGGGACCAAGGAGCGGAGGATCGTCGGGTCGCCCGCAGTCCATGGGTGGGCGGGTCCCCGGAAGTACGACAGGTAGCGCTTGGCGACCGCGACGGCTTCCGCTTCGTCGGCGACCGGCACGTCGACCACCCCGTTCTCCACCTGGACCGGGAGGGGACCGATCGCCTCCGGCTCGAACACGCCGAGGCCGCCGCCCTCGATCATCGCCGGACCACCCATCCCGATGTTCGAGCCTGTCGTCGCGATGATCACGTCACAGCACCCCAACAGGGCCGCGTTGCCCGCGAAGCAACGGCCGGCGACGATCCCGACGAGCGGAACCAGACCGGAGAGACCCGCGAACAACGAGAACGCCAGGCAGTCGAGCCCGGAGACGCCGGGCGCGTCACTGTCGCCAGGACGGCCGCCACCTCCCTCCGCGAAGAGCACGAGTGGCCACCGCTGGCGCTCGGCGAGCTCGAAGAGGCGGTCCTTCTTCCGGTGGTTCTGATACCCCTGGGTTCCGGCCAACACGGTGTAGTCGTACGACAGGACGACAGCCGGCTGCCCCTCGATCGCGCCGACGCCGCCGACGAGCCCGTCGGCGGGGGTGGTCCGCATGAGGTCCTCGTCGGGGCGACGACGGCGCTGAGCCGCCACGACCAGAGGCCCGTACTCGACGAAGGTGCCCGGGTCGCAGAGATCGTCGACGTTCTCTCGGGCCGTGCGCCGACCCGCCTCATGCCGCCGGGCGACCGCGGTCGAGCGGGCCGCGTCGAGCCCGAGCTCGTGCCGGGCTCGGACCGCTGCCAACGCCGCCGACTCGACCGGCGCCCCGGACTCGGCATCGCCGGTGGGCGGGCGGCCCGGTTCCAGTCCACCGATCGGCTCCACGAGCGCCAGCTCGTCGCCGAGCGCCACCGTCTGACCGACGACCGCGGCCAGACGGCGGACCACACCGTCGATCTCGGCCACCACGACGTGCTCGAGCTTCATCGACTCAATGACGACGAGCTCCTGGCCCGCCCGCACCGGACCACCGAGCTGGACCGCGACGGACACGACCGTCCCTTGTAGCGGCGCGACCACGACCCCGTCGCCGTCCATACCCGGTTTCTAGTCCCCCGGCGACGACCGAGCCCGCGGCGCCCCAGTTCGACCGCGACGCGCCGGCATCAGGACCCCGCCGCGAGCTGGAGGGCGAGGAGCGACGCGATGCTCGTGATGCAGAGGACGTGATCGCGGCAGATCGAGCGCGCGAGCCGGCTGCGTTCTGACCGACCGTCCGCCTCCGTGCCGAGTCGCAC of the Acidimicrobiia bacterium genome contains:
- a CDS encoding GYD domain-containing protein, with amino-acid sequence MPKFLWQASYTSEGVQGVLKDGGTGRRAAIERLVQGLGGRLEAFYFAFGSDDVIVVADLPDQRSAAAVGLTVNAQGRTQLKTTVLLTPEEIDEAVKTSVDYRPPGG
- a CDS encoding carboxyl transferase domain-containing protein — encoded protein: MDGDGVVVAPLQGTVVSVAVQLGGPVRAGQELVVIESMKLEHVVVAEIDGVVRRLAAVVGQTVALGDELALVEPIGGLEPGRPPTGDAESGAPVESAALAAVRARHELGLDAARSTAVARRHEAGRRTARENVDDLCDPGTFVEYGPLVVAAQRRRRPDEDLMRTTPADGLVGGVGAIEGQPAVVLSYDYTVLAGTQGYQNHRKKDRLFELAERQRWPLVLFAEGGGGRPGDSDAPGVSGLDCLAFSLFAGLSGLVPLVGIVAGRCFAGNAALLGCCDVIIATTGSNIGMGGPAMIEGGGLGVFEPEAIGPLPVQVENGVVDVPVADEAEAVAVAKRYLSYFRGPAHPWTAGDPTILRSLVPENRLRAYDVRAVIKALADTESTLELRRGFGRGIVTVLARVEGRPLGIISNDPTHLGGAIDADGADKAARFMQLCDAFDLPMVFLCDTPGFMVGPEIEAAAQVRHVSRMFVVGANLSVPFGTIVLRKGYGLGAQAMAGGSFKAPAFCVAWPGAEVGGMGLEGAVRLGFRRELEAIDDAGERERRFTEMVEHAYANGRALNAASYFELDDVIDPADSRRWIASAFASWRPAPRDHKKRPCIDTW
- a CDS encoding arylsulfatase, with the translated sequence MPRQVEFGGRIGRDWRDSEPWWAPEPAPPAGAPNVILLVLDDVGFAQLGCYGSDVATPTIDGVAARGVRLANFHTTALCSPTRACLLTGRNQHRNGMGRVADLAMGFPGYCGTPPKENGYLSEILRARGYATYAVGKWHLTPDDETHMAAPRWTWPLGRGFDRWYGFHGGETHQFVPALYHDNHSVRPPRTIDEGYHLSADLADRAIEFLGDLRAVDADQRFFLYLCTGACHSPHHAPPEWIDRYRGAFDEGWDVWRERTFARQLAMGLLPPGTRLSPRPSWVPAWTDLDEEDRALSARFMECFAGFLSYTDAQIGRLLAFLEDIGDLDDTLVVLVSDNGASAEGGRHGSINDVRLYNFDPAPPAEMRARIGEIGGPSTHNNYPWGWTMAGNTPFKRWKREVHEGGVADPCIVSWPGRLAGSVGGVRRQFAHAIDVLPTVLELVGVDAPAEVDHVSQASIDGVSFAYVLDDDAGAAPERHTTQYFEMFGSRAIYHDGWKAVTFHPIGPMYDDGLNPNAPFDDDVWELYHVAEDLSETEDLASRSPERVAELVARWWEEAERNQVLPLDNRVLWTLAYPKPSRRRPRDRFRYFQGGSQVPEHVAVNVRNRSHALRVEVDVPDGTVPAGVLLALGCVLGGWSLHVLRGRLRYVHNLYGKERHSIETDAVLEPGRHTVELTFEKDDRHGGHAVLRCDGTPVADGPIARFTPAGFNGVGAGLTCGYEWGPAVGDGYTAPFRFNGKILRAEVVATGPVTRDPVVELAAILAEQ